CCCGTTCCACGCGTGTTCGGCGCCGCTTTCGCATCTGGAAGCGATGGTGGCCGATCTCGTACCCCGCCGTACGGTTCCGGTCGTCCTGTTCGACAGTGGCGACGAAGGCCTTGCCGATCGGGCGGCGGGCA
This genomic interval from Rhodospirillales bacterium contains the following:
- a CDS encoding thiosulfate sulfurtransferase, whose protein sequence is MTRQLSQAGMRELLSGPGEFAFLDVREQGVHARGHPFHACSAPLSHLEAMVADLVPRRTVPVVLFDSGDEGLADRAAG